A single region of the Lycium barbarum isolate Lr01 chromosome 2, ASM1917538v2, whole genome shotgun sequence genome encodes:
- the LOC132626855 gene encoding tubby-like F-box protein 3 isoform X2, with amino-acid sequence MKWGYGSKSRCRHSSVVAVAEETEGIEIDEVFIESYWANLPSELLREVLVRIEDTESKWPLRKNVVSCAGVCRSWRDIMKELVKTPEVSGKLTFPISVKQPGPRDTLLQCFIKRNQATQTYHLYLSLTQALADDGKFLLAARKYRRPTCTEYTISLDADEMSKGGGTCIGKLRSNFLGTKFTVYDSILPYAGAKLVKSRSTRLVGSKQMNPRVPGGTYEVAHISYELNVLGARGPRRMHCVMDAIPASAIKPGGIAPTQVDFLMGNTGSGSSLPSRCLRSKSSRSSSGPIETQREGSLVLKNKAPRWHEQLQCWCLNFHGRVTVASVKNFQLVASPENGMVAGPEHEKVILQFGKVGKDMFTMDYRYPLSAFQAFSICLSSFDTKIACE; translated from the exons AACTGAAGGAATTGAGATTGATGAAGTGTTTATAGAGAGCTATTGGGCTAATTTGCCTTCAGAGTTATTGAGAGAGGTACTTGTAAGGATTGAAGATACTGAATCTAAATGGCCTTTGAGAAAAAATGTAGTGTCTTGTGCTGGAGTTTGTAGGAGCTGGAGAGACATTATGAAGGAGTTGGTTAAGACTCCTGAAGTTTCTGGCAAGTTAACTTTCCCTATTTCTGTCAAACAG CCTGGTCCACGGGACACACTCCTTCAGTGCTTTATAAAGCGAAACCAGGCAACACAGACATATCATCTATACCTCAGTTTGACTCAAG CCTTGGCTGATGATGGCAAGTTTCTTCTTGCTGCTCGGAAGTACAGGAGGCCCACCTGCACTGAATACACTATATCACTGGATGCAGATGAAATGTCAAAGGGAGGTGGCACTTGTATCGGCAAATTAAG ATCAAATTTCCTTGGAACCAAGTTTACCGTATACGATTCTATTCTACCTTACGCTGGAGCCAAACTGGTGAAGAGCCGTTCCACCAGGCTTGTGGGCTCAAAACAAATGAATCCTAGAGTGCCTGGTGGAACATATGAAGTTGCTCATATTTCATACGAGTTGAATGTACTTGGAGCCAG GGGGCCAAGAAGAATGCATTGTGTGATGGATGCTATCCCAGCTTCTGCCATTAAACCTGGAGGTATAGCTCCCACCCAGGTTGATTTTCTAATGGGCAATACTGGTTCGGGTTCCTCTCTTCCAAGTCGATGTCTTCGATCCAAATCAAGTCGCTCTTCATCCGGGCCTATAGAAACTCAAAGAGAAGGTTCACTGGTTCTGAAAAATAAGGCTCCCAGATGGCATGAGCAGCTCCAATGCTGGTGTTTGAACTTTCATGGTCGGGTTACTGTCGCCTCCGTGAAGAACTTTCAGTTGGTGGCTTCTCCAGAGAATGGTATGGTGGCTGGACCAGAACACGAGAAGGTTATTTTGCAGTTTGGTAAAGTAGGGAAGGACATGTTTACAATGGATTACCGCTACCCACTATCAGCATTCCAGGCATTCTCCATATGCCTTAGCAGCTTTGACACTAAAATTGCTTGTGAATGA
- the LOC132626855 gene encoding tubby-like F-box protein 3 isoform X1 — MKWGYGSKSRCRHSSVVAVAEETEGIEIDEVFIESYWANLPSELLREVLVRIEDTESKWPLRKNVVSCAGVCRSWRDIMKELVKTPEVSGKLTFPISVKQPGPRDTLLQCFIKRNQATQTYHLYLSLTQALADDGKFLLAARKYRRPTCTEYTISLDADEMSKGGGTCIGKLRSNFLGTKFTVYDSILPYAGAKLVKSRSTRLVGSKQMNPRVPGGTYEVAHISYELNVLGASRGPRRMHCVMDAIPASAIKPGGIAPTQVDFLMGNTGSGSSLPSRCLRSKSSRSSSGPIETQREGSLVLKNKAPRWHEQLQCWCLNFHGRVTVASVKNFQLVASPENGMVAGPEHEKVILQFGKVGKDMFTMDYRYPLSAFQAFSICLSSFDTKIACE; from the exons AACTGAAGGAATTGAGATTGATGAAGTGTTTATAGAGAGCTATTGGGCTAATTTGCCTTCAGAGTTATTGAGAGAGGTACTTGTAAGGATTGAAGATACTGAATCTAAATGGCCTTTGAGAAAAAATGTAGTGTCTTGTGCTGGAGTTTGTAGGAGCTGGAGAGACATTATGAAGGAGTTGGTTAAGACTCCTGAAGTTTCTGGCAAGTTAACTTTCCCTATTTCTGTCAAACAG CCTGGTCCACGGGACACACTCCTTCAGTGCTTTATAAAGCGAAACCAGGCAACACAGACATATCATCTATACCTCAGTTTGACTCAAG CCTTGGCTGATGATGGCAAGTTTCTTCTTGCTGCTCGGAAGTACAGGAGGCCCACCTGCACTGAATACACTATATCACTGGATGCAGATGAAATGTCAAAGGGAGGTGGCACTTGTATCGGCAAATTAAG ATCAAATTTCCTTGGAACCAAGTTTACCGTATACGATTCTATTCTACCTTACGCTGGAGCCAAACTGGTGAAGAGCCGTTCCACCAGGCTTGTGGGCTCAAAACAAATGAATCCTAGAGTGCCTGGTGGAACATATGAAGTTGCTCATATTTCATACGAGTTGAATGTACTTGGAGCCAG CAGGGGGCCAAGAAGAATGCATTGTGTGATGGATGCTATCCCAGCTTCTGCCATTAAACCTGGAGGTATAGCTCCCACCCAGGTTGATTTTCTAATGGGCAATACTGGTTCGGGTTCCTCTCTTCCAAGTCGATGTCTTCGATCCAAATCAAGTCGCTCTTCATCCGGGCCTATAGAAACTCAAAGAGAAGGTTCACTGGTTCTGAAAAATAAGGCTCCCAGATGGCATGAGCAGCTCCAATGCTGGTGTTTGAACTTTCATGGTCGGGTTACTGTCGCCTCCGTGAAGAACTTTCAGTTGGTGGCTTCTCCAGAGAATGGTATGGTGGCTGGACCAGAACACGAGAAGGTTATTTTGCAGTTTGGTAAAGTAGGGAAGGACATGTTTACAATGGATTACCGCTACCCACTATCAGCATTCCAGGCATTCTCCATATGCCTTAGCAGCTTTGACACTAAAATTGCTTGTGAATGA